Proteins from a genomic interval of Scylla paramamosain isolate STU-SP2022 chromosome 26, ASM3559412v1, whole genome shotgun sequence:
- the LOC135113705 gene encoding probable serine/threonine-protein kinase samkC translates to MVAPYEVGEPVRSFVRVPTKDRAAKALCWDLSRASSLVAASAPVRQHLLRAQPQPAQLQDSAGSSSKSSKEQLQAQPKPVEPQPQPQPQPVKPQALSQPVGPQAQSQPVEPQAQSQPVEPQAQSQPVEPQAQSQPVEPQAQSQPVEPEAQATTPGPLPAASQQQVAVTPSESKRSREEEQEGEESIPQPVLKSARIAGFTDSSSPAQPPQCLDKEVQSLRQQCQLLQQQNNNLQRRLNLFHGLFQDKQRLKSFVRHMDTLVK, encoded by the coding sequence ATGGTTGCCCCGTACGAGGTGGGTGAGCCAGTCCGATCCTTTGTGCGTGTTCCCACTAAGGATCGGGCTGCCAAGGCATTGTGCTGGGACCTTTCTCGGGCTTCCTCACTGGTGGCAGCATCAGCCCCAGTGAGGCAGCACCTGCTCCGGGCCCAGCCTCAACCTGCACAGCTCCAGGACTCAGCTGGCTCAAGCTCAAAGTCCAGCAAGGAGCAGCTCCAGGCCCAGCCCAAGCCTGTAGAGCCCCAGCCCCAGCCCCAGCCCCAGCCTGTGAAGCCTCAGGCCCTATCTCAGCCTGTAGGGCCCCAGGCCCAGTCCCAGCCTGTAGAGCCTCAAGCCCAGTCCCAGCCTGTAGAGCCTCAGGCCCAGTCCCAGCCTGTAGAGCCTCAGGCCCAGTCCCAGCCTGTAGAGCCCCAGGCCCAGTCTCAGCCTGTGGAGCCTGAGGCCCAGGCCACCACTCCTGGTCCACTGcctgcagccagccagcagcaGGTAGCAGTCACACCCAGTGAATCCAAACGCTCcagggaagaggaacaggagggggaagagagcaTACCACAGCCTGTCCTGAAATCGGCCAGGATTGCTGGGTTCACAGATTCCAGCAGCCCTGCACAGCCTCCACAGTGCCTGGACAAGGAGGTCCAGTCATTGAGGCAGCAGTGCCAGTTACTGCAGCAACAGAACAATAACCTGCAGCGCCGCCTCAACCTGTTCCATGGCCTGTTCCAGGACAAGCAGCGCCTGAAAAGCTTTGTGAGGCACATGGACACCCTGGTGAAGTAA